A region from the Pelecanus crispus isolate bPelCri1 chromosome 11, bPelCri1.pri, whole genome shotgun sequence genome encodes:
- the GP1BB gene encoding platelet glycoprotein Ib beta chain: MNSGILFLSVLSFLPLVIPICPVPCKCATNIIDCTSKGLTVAELPVAFRPSAEIIHLSYNRLTSVPNGLFDNLKSLQVVYLQGNPWECNCDILYLRSWLQWQQNRTLYRDVRCTSPAHLQDRIIAYLTEDEIISTCQYWYCSLALFSQLCLFILLFLQGILVIFIIVYLQKFRRMTTEARSTT; this comes from the coding sequence ATGAACAGTGGAATTCTCTTCTTGTCTGTCCTTAGCTTCCTCCCACTCGTGATACCCATATGTCCTGTGCCTTGCAAGTGTGCCACCAACATTATTGACTGCACGTCAAAAGGCCTAACTGTAGCAGAACTACCAGTTGCTTTCCGCCCTTCGGCTGAAATTATCCACCTTAGTTACAACAGGCTCACCTCTGTTCCCAATGGGCTCTTTGACAACCTAAAGAGCCTCCAGGTAGTCTACCTGCAGGGCAACCCTTGGGAATGCAACTGTGACATCCTCTACTTGCGCTCCTGGCTCCAGTGGCAGCAGAACCGGACCTTATACAGGGATGTGAGATGCACCTCCCCAGCTCACCTGCAGGACCGGATCATTGCCTATCTGACAGAAGATGAGATCATCTCCACATGCCAGTACTGGTACTGCAGCCTGGCTCTCTTCTCTCAGCTCtgtctcttcatcctcctcttcctccagggTATCTTGGTTATCTTCATCATTGTCTACCTGCAGAAGTTTCGGAGAATGACCACTGAAGCCCGGAGCACCACCTGA